Proteins from a single region of Meles meles chromosome 10, mMelMel3.1 paternal haplotype, whole genome shotgun sequence:
- the TAS2R16 gene encoding LOW QUALITY PROTEIN: taste receptor type 2 member 16 (The sequence of the model RefSeq protein was modified relative to this genomic sequence to represent the inferred CDS: inserted 6 bases in 4 codons; substituted 2 bases at 2 genomic stop codons), producing the protein MAFPLQLTVFFIIIYVLKSLTVIMQNNLIFAVLSRXRLSSMDLISTCLGICCFCLQWVSVLNNFCSYFNPNYVFWYXSITWEFTSTLTXLTSLLAVFYCINVSSFTHPIFLWPTWRIFRFVLWLLLDSLLISCVSITISAIRNYTNLHVITVGLFSINNPRIERLKTFHLYFTISYQTVAMVISFLLFLASTITLXASLFQHMEXMQHPSTGHYSSSVKAHTTALKSFAXLLIFFTSYFLALLISVMSISLDKRSWFWVWEVVIYTIVPTHSSSLMLSSSKLKEVLKVRYWGLEAARGTGYKKTPGQRGVCTDTTNANNQHCS; encoded by the exons ATGGCCTTCCCCCTCCAACTCACTGTCTTCTTCATAATCATCTACGTGCTCAAATCCTTGACAGTAATTATGCAGAACAACTTAATTTTTgcagtgctgagcag gaggctgtcATCGATGGACTTGATTTCCACCTGCCTGGGCATCTGTTGCTTCTGTCTACAGTGGGTGTCGGTGCTGAACAATTTTTGCTCCTATTTTAACCCTAACTATGTATTTTGGTACTAATCAATCACCTGGGAATTTACTAGTACTCTTA GGTTAACCAGCTTGCTCGCCGTCTTCTACTGCATCAATGTCTCCTCCTTTACCCACCCCATCTTCCTCTGGCCAACGTGGAGAATTTTCAGGTTCGTTCTTTGGCTGTTGCTGGATTCTCTGTTGATTTCTTGTGTGTCAATCACCATTTCAGCTATTAGGAATTATACGAATCTTCACGTAATCACTGTGGGACTTTTCTCTATAAACAACCCTAGGATTGAGAGACTTAAGACATTCCACCTATATTTTACCATATCTTATCAAACAGTTGCAATGgttatttctttcctcctgttcCTGGCCTCCACCATCACACT AGCCTCCCTGTTCCAACACATGGAGTAGATGCAACACCCCAGCACTGGCCACTACAGTTCCAGCGTGAAAGCTCACACCACTGCCCTAAAGTCTTTTG atcttcttattttcttcaccTCTTACTTTCTGGCCCTACTCATCTCTGTTATGAGCATCTCATTGGATAAGAGGTCTTGGTTCTGGGTCTGGGAAGTTGTCATCTATACAATAGTCCCTACTCACTCCTCTTCACTAATGCTGAGCAGCTCTAAATTGAAAGAGGTTTTAAAGGTAAGGTACTGGGGCCTAGAGGCTGCCCGAGGCACAGGGTACAAGAAGACCCCTGGCCAAAGGGGAGTTTGCACTGACACAACTAATGCCAATAACCAGCACTGCTCTTGA